One genomic window of Paenibacillus xylanilyticus includes the following:
- a CDS encoding DUF1361 domain-containing protein, with amino-acid sequence MKDNKHPVQDFRFILTLLVVTLCCLGVAMYLRIKSDTNMYQFLTWDMFLAWVPYIISSCIRYIFNKKLTKMSLIWMIPMSAVWLFFLPNSAYLFTEILHSFRYFNAQEGTQFWINIDFWYNLTLTFAVAILGLLLSTCSIIQIHVVLNKLFSKYINMMVIGVILMLSSLGVYIGRFNRWNSWDVLSRPWQIVMDIMQDLFARNSMVIEFVAIVFLIQIFAYVIVSLLTARSSKE; translated from the coding sequence ATGAAAGATAACAAACATCCTGTTCAAGATTTTCGATTTATTTTAACCTTGCTAGTGGTTACGTTATGTTGTTTAGGTGTTGCGATGTATTTACGTATCAAATCTGATACGAATATGTATCAATTCTTAACCTGGGATATGTTCCTGGCATGGGTACCATATATTATCTCATCATGCATTAGATACATATTCAATAAGAAATTAACGAAAATGAGTCTGATCTGGATGATTCCGATGAGTGCGGTTTGGCTATTTTTTTTGCCTAATTCGGCATACCTTTTTACTGAAATCCTGCATTCATTCAGATATTTCAATGCTCAAGAAGGAACACAATTTTGGATTAATATTGATTTTTGGTATAACCTCACCCTAACGTTTGCCGTAGCCATACTAGGCTTACTTCTCTCGACATGCTCAATCATTCAAATACATGTTGTGTTAAACAAGCTATTCAGTAAGTACATTAACATGATGGTTATTGGCGTTATTTTAATGTTGAGTAGTTTGGGTGTATACATTGGGAGATTTAATCGGTGGAATTCATGGGATGTATTGTCCAGGCCTTGGCAAATTGTTATGGATATCATGCAAGATCTTTTTGCAAGGAACAGCATGGTTATTGAATTTGTGGCCATTGTATTTTTAATACAAATATTTGCATACGTTATTGTATCCTTGTTGACTGCAAGGTCTAGTAAAGAATGA
- a CDS encoding ROK family protein: MRIGAIEAGGTKFVCGIGSEQGHMEEWCSFPTEHPEITLAKVSDYFRDKGVEAIGIGSFGPIDLKLDSPTYGYITTTPKSEWENCNVVGILKREFPVPFGWDTDVNAAALGEVTWGAAQGLDNCVYYTIGTGVGVGLIAGGKRIHGLLHPEGGHIRTRRHPQDHFAGLCKYHGDCLEGLAAGPAIEARWQTPGSELPTDHLAWEMESYYIAESITTSILLHSPQMIILGGGVMQQMHLFPMIREQVIHNLHGYVNVPELLQHIDQYIVPPGLGQHAGLYGALALGIEALNQVKADSAVSL; the protein is encoded by the coding sequence ATGCGTATAGGTGCCATCGAAGCGGGCGGAACGAAGTTTGTATGCGGAATAGGCAGCGAACAAGGACATATGGAAGAATGGTGCAGCTTTCCGACGGAACATCCCGAGATTACACTCGCCAAGGTGAGTGACTATTTCAGAGATAAAGGGGTAGAGGCTATCGGCATTGGTTCCTTTGGTCCGATTGATCTGAAGCTGGATAGCCCTACTTACGGATACATTACCACAACTCCGAAGTCCGAATGGGAAAACTGCAATGTGGTGGGAATCTTGAAGCGGGAATTCCCTGTTCCCTTCGGGTGGGATACGGATGTGAATGCTGCTGCTCTGGGGGAGGTCACATGGGGAGCTGCGCAGGGCTTGGATAACTGTGTATATTATACGATTGGCACCGGTGTTGGCGTTGGACTTATTGCTGGAGGAAAAAGAATACACGGATTGCTGCATCCAGAGGGTGGACACATCCGAACGAGGCGGCATCCGCAGGATCACTTTGCCGGATTATGCAAGTATCATGGGGATTGCCTGGAGGGATTGGCTGCAGGGCCAGCCATCGAAGCCCGTTGGCAGACACCCGGCAGCGAGCTGCCGACCGACCACCTGGCATGGGAAATGGAGTCCTATTATATTGCCGAATCCATTACGACGTCCATCCTGCTGCATTCACCGCAGATGATCATCTTGGGCGGTGGTGTCATGCAGCAGATGCATCTGTTTCCCATGATTCGGGAACAGGTTATACACAATCTCCATGGTTATGTGAACGTGCCTGAATTGCTGCAGCACATCGACCAATATATTGTTCCGCCAGGATTGGGACAGCACGCGGGTTTATACGGTGCGCTTGCCTTAGGCATCGAAGCACTTAATCAAGTCAAGGCTGATTCAGCGGTATCATTGTAA
- a CDS encoding ABC transporter substrate-binding protein, which yields MKKVKKSKRGITSVSLSMLSAVLLLTACGGGGGGAASEAQSPDGKVTLNFITQSSPLAPADPNEKLINKRLEEKTNVHINWKNYTSDVFAEKRNLAVASGELPDAIFDAGYGDYDLLKLAKDGAIIPLEDLIEQYMPNLQKVLEEAPEYKSMITAPDGHIYSFPWIEELGSGKQRIQAVDNLPWINVEWLNKLGLKMPTTTEELKEVLIAFKTQDPNGNGKADEIPLSFINKPGGEDLTFLFAAFGLGENWDHTVVTNEGKVVFTAADEGYKEAVKYIHELVQEGLVDVEAYQQDWNTYLAKGKDHKYGMYFTWDKANITGMNDTYDVLPPLAGPDGERNVTRTNGIGLDRGRMVITSSNKNLESTAKWVDQLYDPLQSIQNNWGTYGDETQQNIFEFDEAKGMLKHLPLEGAAPVELRQKTSIAGPLAILDSYYDKYTTKPEDAAWRMELLDRVMVPHMKAENVYPSVFFSIDELDRLSTIETDLFAYVLRMRTEWYQNGKIEQEWDAYLKELDRLGLQEWLQIKQAGYDRNTK from the coding sequence GGTGGAGGAGGGGGCGGCGCAGCCAGTGAAGCCCAGTCTCCCGACGGGAAAGTGACACTGAATTTTATCACGCAGAGCTCGCCGCTGGCTCCGGCCGATCCGAACGAGAAACTGATTAACAAGCGACTCGAGGAAAAGACCAATGTGCATATCAACTGGAAGAACTATACGAGTGATGTGTTTGCCGAAAAGAGAAATCTGGCGGTAGCCAGCGGGGAGCTGCCCGATGCCATCTTTGACGCAGGTTACGGAGATTATGATCTCCTGAAACTGGCCAAGGACGGAGCCATCATTCCGCTCGAAGACTTGATCGAACAATACATGCCCAATCTGCAAAAGGTGCTGGAGGAAGCTCCCGAATACAAGAGCATGATTACAGCGCCGGATGGACATATCTACTCTTTCCCATGGATTGAGGAGCTGGGAAGCGGCAAGCAGCGGATACAAGCGGTGGATAATCTGCCTTGGATCAATGTGGAATGGCTGAATAAACTCGGACTGAAGATGCCTACGACGACCGAGGAATTGAAGGAAGTGCTAATCGCCTTCAAAACGCAAGATCCCAATGGAAATGGAAAAGCGGATGAAATTCCGTTGTCGTTCATCAACAAGCCGGGCGGAGAAGATCTGACATTTCTCTTTGCCGCATTCGGACTTGGGGAGAACTGGGACCATACCGTGGTAACGAACGAGGGGAAGGTCGTCTTTACGGCAGCGGATGAAGGGTATAAGGAAGCTGTGAAATATATCCATGAGCTTGTCCAGGAAGGCCTAGTGGATGTGGAAGCCTATCAGCAGGATTGGAATACGTATCTGGCCAAAGGCAAGGACCATAAGTACGGCATGTATTTCACATGGGATAAGGCCAACATTACGGGAATGAATGACACGTATGATGTTTTGCCTCCACTTGCCGGTCCGGACGGAGAGAGAAATGTTACGAGAACCAATGGGATCGGACTCGACAGAGGACGTATGGTTATCACGAGCAGCAATAAAAATCTGGAATCCACAGCGAAGTGGGTAGACCAGCTGTACGATCCGCTCCAATCGATCCAAAACAACTGGGGAACGTACGGGGATGAAACGCAGCAAAATATTTTTGAATTCGATGAAGCCAAGGGTATGCTGAAGCATCTTCCGCTGGAAGGGGCTGCGCCTGTCGAACTTAGACAAAAAACGAGCATTGCCGGACCACTGGCGATTCTCGACAGTTACTACGACAAATACACGACCAAACCGGAAGATGCTGCATGGCGCATGGAGCTTCTGGATCGGGTGATGGTTCCACATATGAAAGCAGAGAACGTTTATCCAAGCGTATTTTTCTCCATTGATGAACTCGACCGCCTGTCTACCATTGAAACCGACCTGTTCGCTTATGTACTGCGCATGCGCACAGAATGGTACCAAAACGGGAAAATCGAGCAGGAATGGGATGCCTATTTGAAAGAGCTGGACCGTCTTGGACTGCAGGAATGGCTTCAGATTAAACAAGCGGGATATGACCGCAATACAAAATAA
- a CDS encoding GH32 C-terminal domain-containing protein gives MKMDVSRAATNLSGWTLHGKGNFEDTNEGLHLISEEKENVTVLSDTRAEDFIYEADLLIQDMKADASLVFRSNDTGWSSYMLQVVPQAGLIRLKDASGKPGALLEEYSVTVESGGIYHLKVKAVDERLQVYWDGGYDPVIDVKDSAYVSGMLGLHVWDGSSLFQNVNVSTMRGNLGNPVYSKGNWQPDLRGYRGKGNAQEETQIIYEKTAGDFVFEGDMSLADSSFAALLFRSNIDGTKGYQTALRREGEEVRVQLQKADGTILANSDRTYPSHPTAKHHIEVVASGSLIQVYVDGYAAPAVEVMDSSYAEGYTGLEVKQGIAYFQDAYIKENSMYYTEKYRPQYHYSPIRGSASDPNGLVYYEGEYHLFHQDGGTWAHAVSTDLVKWKRLPIALPWNDLGHVWSGSAIADLNNASGLFSDSGGKGLIAYYTSYHPGKPGGNQRIGLAYSTDQGRNWQYAEDRPIVIENPGQNGEDPGSWDFRDPKVVRDEEHNRWIMVVSGGDHIRFFTSTNLLDWTLTDNFGYGEYIRGGVWECPDLIQLPVEGTDERKWVLMISTGANTKTQGSDAEYFVGELTAEGKFLNDHPAGKVLKTDFGKEFYASMSFANMPDQRKVMLAWMTNWDYPFDFPTNPWKGQLTIPREVSLRTTEEGVRLVQKPVIELETLRQNLYSAEQLMVGPQSQNVLKGLTAGAYEIEAEVEIPADSPVTEFGFHLRQREGQQTTVGYKTEKETMFVDRTASGDVSFSGLFTKVHEAALQPENGRIKLRIFVDEASVEVFGNEGRVVFSDVIFPDPAGRSMAFYSLGGNVKVVSLNVYALDNIWRKGMSSAPKIIADTQRRVANVGHTETLYASAEGGPGKGAQPLKWTVSNPKVVKIVDSDKTHAAIRAVGKGEAWVTASMANGKASAKIPITVTDGVFHTNLSGWQKDRPSAQWFVSDYGLQGIDRSDSQYVARETAGDFRYEADLQLDAEGGAGSILFRASEDGRSGYYLNVDPNLKAIRLFYKVDGKFENRQVLARIPKFIRSNQTYHIQIQAKGTRIQVDLDGERIMDVQDGTFAEGHFGVHTFGGSASFQHVNAYDIKKAALETVIIRSAELPVALQATQSQAGEVVTAGNEKDGEASSYAWILVPTGDDSGSYSIRTVSGVSLDWDVGQNRIQLYPYLGYPNQRWNISNNDDGTVSITSVHNGSALRVSEDGTKLMMEDFHAEDEYQKWTLENKVQ, from the coding sequence ATGAAAATGGACGTATCCAGGGCAGCAACGAATTTGTCCGGTTGGACATTGCATGGTAAAGGCAATTTTGAAGATACAAATGAAGGACTTCATTTAATTTCCGAAGAGAAGGAGAATGTGACCGTCCTATCGGACACGCGGGCCGAAGATTTTATTTATGAAGCGGATCTGTTAATCCAGGATATGAAGGCAGATGCCAGTCTTGTTTTCCGTTCCAATGATACGGGGTGGTCTTCCTATATGCTGCAAGTGGTTCCTCAGGCTGGTCTGATTCGTTTAAAAGATGCCAGTGGCAAGCCAGGTGCATTGTTGGAAGAGTACTCGGTAACCGTGGAGTCTGGCGGCATTTATCATTTGAAAGTAAAAGCGGTTGACGAGAGGCTGCAGGTGTATTGGGATGGCGGGTACGACCCGGTGATTGATGTGAAAGACAGTGCGTATGTATCAGGGATGCTGGGGCTGCATGTGTGGGACGGATCAAGCTTGTTCCAAAATGTAAATGTCAGTACCATGCGTGGAAATCTGGGTAACCCCGTTTACAGTAAAGGAAATTGGCAGCCGGATCTACGGGGATATCGAGGCAAAGGAAATGCGCAAGAGGAAACACAGATCATATACGAGAAAACAGCGGGGGATTTTGTATTTGAGGGAGATATGTCTTTGGCCGATAGTAGCTTCGCAGCTCTACTATTCAGGTCGAATATAGACGGGACAAAGGGATACCAAACGGCACTTCGTAGAGAAGGGGAAGAGGTACGGGTACAGCTGCAAAAGGCGGACGGAACGATTCTTGCGAATTCGGATCGTACATACCCGAGTCATCCGACAGCAAAGCACCATATCGAAGTGGTTGCCTCCGGTAGCCTGATTCAGGTGTATGTGGATGGATATGCAGCACCGGCTGTGGAGGTCATGGATTCTAGTTATGCCGAGGGATATACCGGACTTGAAGTGAAACAGGGCATAGCCTATTTTCAAGATGCGTATATCAAGGAAAATTCGATGTATTATACGGAAAAATACCGTCCTCAATATCATTACTCTCCAATACGGGGGTCCGCAAGCGATCCGAACGGATTGGTTTATTACGAGGGGGAGTATCATTTATTTCACCAGGACGGAGGGACATGGGCCCATGCAGTCAGTACGGATCTTGTAAAATGGAAGCGTTTACCCATTGCGCTGCCATGGAATGATCTGGGTCATGTATGGTCAGGATCAGCGATTGCGGATCTGAACAACGCATCCGGCCTGTTCTCGGATTCCGGTGGCAAAGGTCTGATCGCATACTATACGTCGTACCATCCGGGTAAGCCTGGTGGCAATCAGCGTATCGGTCTCGCATACAGTACGGATCAAGGCCGGAATTGGCAATACGCTGAAGACCGTCCGATTGTGATCGAGAACCCTGGCCAAAATGGCGAAGACCCGGGGAGTTGGGACTTTCGCGATCCGAAGGTCGTTCGGGATGAAGAGCACAACCGCTGGATTATGGTTGTATCTGGCGGGGACCATATCCGGTTTTTTACCTCAACGAATCTGCTTGATTGGACATTAACCGATAACTTCGGATATGGGGAATACATTCGCGGAGGGGTATGGGAGTGTCCCGACCTGATTCAGCTGCCAGTAGAGGGGACGGATGAGCGCAAGTGGGTGCTTATGATCAGTACCGGAGCCAATACGAAGACGCAAGGATCGGATGCGGAATACTTTGTTGGCGAGCTGACGGCGGAGGGGAAATTCCTGAACGACCATCCTGCCGGGAAAGTGCTGAAGACGGACTTCGGCAAGGAATTCTATGCGTCGATGTCATTTGCGAATATGCCGGATCAGCGGAAAGTGATGCTTGCGTGGATGACAAACTGGGATTATCCATTTGATTTCCCGACGAATCCCTGGAAGGGGCAATTGACTATTCCAAGAGAAGTTTCTCTCCGAACAACAGAGGAGGGTGTGCGTCTGGTACAAAAGCCTGTTATCGAACTTGAGACACTCCGGCAAAACCTGTACAGTGCGGAGCAGTTAATGGTCGGTCCGCAATCGCAAAATGTGCTCAAGGGTCTGACTGCAGGTGCATACGAGATTGAAGCAGAAGTGGAAATTCCGGCAGACAGTCCCGTTACGGAGTTTGGTTTTCACCTGCGTCAAAGGGAAGGACAACAAACGACCGTGGGCTACAAGACGGAGAAAGAGACGATGTTCGTGGATCGCACCGCTTCGGGAGACGTGAGTTTCTCGGGCTTATTTACCAAAGTACACGAAGCTGCGCTACAACCTGAAAATGGGAGGATCAAGCTGCGAATATTTGTCGATGAAGCTTCTGTTGAAGTGTTTGGCAATGAGGGCAGAGTGGTTTTCTCGGATGTGATTTTTCCGGATCCAGCTGGAAGGTCGATGGCGTTCTACAGCCTGGGCGGAAATGTAAAAGTGGTCTCACTGAATGTATATGCCTTGGATAATATCTGGAGAAAAGGCATGTCCTCCGCTCCAAAGATTATTGCAGATACGCAGAGAAGAGTAGCGAATGTGGGTCATACCGAAACCCTCTACGCTTCGGCTGAAGGCGGACCAGGAAAAGGAGCCCAACCGCTGAAATGGACCGTGAGTAATCCTAAAGTGGTGAAAATCGTTGATTCTGACAAAACACATGCTGCGATTCGTGCTGTAGGCAAGGGGGAGGCTTGGGTGACGGCTTCCATGGCTAACGGTAAAGCTTCTGCCAAAATACCGATTACGGTAACGGATGGCGTATTCCACACGAATTTATCCGGCTGGCAAAAGGATCGACCGTCTGCGCAGTGGTTTGTTTCGGACTATGGCTTACAGGGCATTGACCGCAGTGATTCACAGTATGTTGCCCGAGAGACTGCGGGAGACTTCCGATATGAGGCTGACTTACAGCTGGATGCTGAAGGAGGAGCAGGTTCCATTCTGTTTCGGGCAAGCGAGGATGGACGAAGTGGTTATTATCTGAATGTTGATCCCAACCTGAAGGCGATTCGCCTGTTTTATAAAGTGGACGGCAAGTTCGAGAATCGGCAGGTGCTTGCCCGCATTCCAAAATTCATTCGGAGTAACCAGACTTACCATATCCAGATTCAGGCGAAGGGAACGCGTATTCAGGTGGATCTGGACGGTGAACGGATCATGGATGTTCAGGATGGCACGTTTGCCGAGGGACACTTCGGTGTTCATACGTTTGGAGGCAGTGCGTCTTTTCAGCATGTGAATGCATATGACATCAAAAAAGCAGCACTGGAGACCGTGATCATTCGGAGTGCAGAACTTCCTGTGGCCCTACAAGCGACGCAATCCCAAGCAGGCGAGGTTGTGACAGCTGGCAACGAAAAGGATGGTGAAGCATCGAGTTATGCTTGGATACTTGTGCCTACCGGTGATGATTCCGGTTCTTACTCCATCCGTACCGTCAGCGGGGTGTCACTGGATTGGGATGTCGGTCAGAATCGGATTCAACTCTATCCATATCTCGGGTATCCCAATCAACGCTGGAACATTTCCAATAACGATGATGGGACGGTAAGCATTACAAGTGTGCACAATGGGAGTGCACTCCGTGTATCGGAAGATGGAACCAAGCTGATGATGGAAGACTTCCATGCTGAAGATGAATATCAAAAATGGACTTTGGAAAACAAAGTGCAATAA
- a CDS encoding glycoside hydrolase family 32 protein, whose amino-acid sequence MSTISTTDYRGAYHFSPNEKWMNDPNGMVFFKGEYHLFYQHHPFGTTWGPMHWGHAVTKDLFTWEELPVAMAPDEHGMIFSGSAVVDWNNTSGFFDEEPGLVAIFTHHLEVPNDQPIQRQSIAYSKDNGRTWNKYEGNPVLEHESFVDFRDPKVFWHEQSKEWVMIIACGQTVCLYRSPNLKDWTLSSEFGAGIGSHDGVWECPDLFPLAVDGDHGHEKWVMLVSIGADPAFKEGSRTQYFIGDFDGSTFVPDEASRTVRWVDHGRDNYAGVSWSDIPAEDGRRLFMGWMSNWMYANQTPTEGYRGAMTIARELTLETIDGTVTLVQRPAREMEQARKPILTLHNVSVQEARKHLGTLQLVSYEVDAQWESEQSLQFTLRSSASHQTLVGVDADQREVYVDRSQSGIVDFHEHFLGRHTARVQGGGQHLRIYVDSSSVEVFASNGQAVITDLIYPDVDAARITVDADQENMVFSALHIYELSPVKVETHEN is encoded by the coding sequence ATGTCTACCATTTCAACAACCGATTACCGAGGTGCTTATCATTTCTCACCGAACGAGAAGTGGATGAATGATCCCAATGGGATGGTGTTTTTCAAAGGCGAGTATCACCTGTTCTATCAACATCATCCATTTGGTACCACATGGGGACCGATGCATTGGGGGCATGCCGTGACCAAGGATCTGTTCACCTGGGAAGAGCTTCCTGTGGCTATGGCGCCGGATGAACACGGCATGATCTTTTCGGGTAGTGCTGTGGTGGATTGGAATAATACTTCCGGTTTCTTTGATGAGGAACCAGGACTGGTAGCAATATTCACGCATCATCTGGAAGTGCCGAACGATCAACCGATTCAGCGGCAGAGCATTGCATACAGCAAGGATAATGGCCGCACATGGAACAAATATGAGGGCAATCCGGTACTGGAGCATGAGTCTTTTGTCGATTTCCGTGATCCCAAGGTGTTCTGGCACGAGCAGAGCAAGGAATGGGTGATGATCATTGCCTGTGGTCAGACGGTATGCTTGTACCGCTCTCCGAATCTGAAAGATTGGACACTCAGCAGTGAATTCGGCGCAGGCATCGGTTCACATGACGGCGTGTGGGAATGTCCTGATCTCTTCCCGCTGGCGGTGGATGGGGACCATGGGCATGAAAAATGGGTCATGCTTGTCAGTATTGGTGCAGATCCTGCGTTCAAGGAAGGCTCGCGAACACAGTACTTTATCGGAGATTTTGATGGGTCGACGTTTGTTCCGGATGAAGCTTCCCGCACGGTTCGCTGGGTTGACCATGGGCGGGACAACTACGCAGGAGTCAGTTGGTCCGACATTCCGGCTGAAGACGGCAGACGCCTGTTTATGGGCTGGATGAGCAACTGGATGTATGCCAACCAGACGCCAACCGAAGGTTATCGCGGCGCGATGACGATTGCTCGGGAGCTTACTTTGGAAACGATAGACGGTACAGTCACATTGGTTCAGCGTCCGGCCCGTGAAATGGAGCAAGCCCGGAAACCGATATTGACCCTGCACAACGTTTCTGTCCAAGAGGCGAGGAAACATCTTGGCACGCTGCAGCTGGTGAGCTATGAAGTCGATGCGCAATGGGAATCGGAGCAATCTCTTCAATTTACCTTGAGAAGCAGCGCCAGTCATCAAACGCTCGTTGGTGTAGACGCGGATCAGCGTGAGGTATACGTTGATCGCAGCCAATCAGGCATCGTTGATTTCCATGAGCATTTCCTGGGACGTCACACCGCAAGGGTTCAGGGCGGGGGTCAACACTTGCGTATCTATGTGGATTCTTCTTCGGTTGAGGTATTTGCGAGTAACGGTCAGGCCGTTATTACGGACCTGATCTATCCGGATGTAGATGCTGCACGAATTACGGTGGATGCCGATCAGGAAAACATGGTCTTCTCCGCTCTTCATATCTACGAATTGTCTCCCGTTAAGGTGGAAACCCATGAGAACTAA